The genomic window CTTGTCGAGTGGCACGTTGCCCCATAGGGTCGGTAGGACGCGCTCGACGTGACGATACTGAGCCTCGGTGAGTTCTCTGTGCGCTGCATCGCATAAACAGGGTTAGTCGTGTTAACAGGCCCTAGCTATTCTTGAGCATGGCAACATGAGAGCGCATTAGGCGGCGCGGCGTTTCTTGCCGCGTCCGGTTGAGCGTGTCATGAGACGCGATGGCTTGTCGGTAAGACGACCCGCCACAAACTTGTGTAAAACGCTGGCGATCAGCGTTTGAAGGGGATGCCCTCTTTTGTGGCACGCGCCTGGATCTCCGAAAGTTCTGGTGTGGACAATCTGATATTGACCCGCTTGTTTTTGCGGAGGGTTGCTCGAGCATACTCGCGATACCGGCGCAATGCAGCTTCAGAAGTTACTGTTGATTTCAACTTACCAGATTTGAAAGCCGTTAGAGGCCTCTTCTCTTGACGATCAAAAGCTTTCATAGTTTCCCGTATGCCACACTCTCACTTGGTTTTTTGACGGACCAGGTAACGGAGACTGCCCCCCTTCAATCATCCATAAGATCGCACTTTGAACCATATTGCCCGTTTAGACAGGCATCAATCGTTACCGAGGATTTGCTTTAGATGCTTCCTTAAGCCAGTTTCTAGCTTAAGTTTGCCACCAATGCTGTCGTCATAAAAAAGCACACGAAACGCCGATAGGTCAAACGGCAAAGGTGCCTCAGGTCCTCGACGTTGAGCAAGGAGGATAATTGGCTTCCCCAATGCCAAAGCGTATCCAACCTCGAAATATACATTTGGATTCGTCGGTGAAATATCTGCGATAACAACCTGTGACTTTGCAATACGGTCGACTACATCCTTAATAATGATGCCAGGTCCATAGATCTCATCAGCGCGAACAGCATCTATCCTGGATTCTTCGCAAAGCTTCTTAATCACATCGGAATAGACTTCGTTATACGGTGACGAGAACTGCATGACGATAAAAGCGGTCGGTCGCTCAATACTGACTGAGAAATTGGAAACTACTACCTCAACTTCGCTCACCGCAAATACCCCAATCTGACGAGGCTGAGTTGGTGCAGCTGACAAACCCGTACTGGCAATCTCAACCCCATTAACCTCCAACACCAAATTTGATCCGTGCAGGCGAACGGTGAGTTCATACGTTGTGCCTGCACGCAGATTCGCTCGATCACCTATAAGTTCATAATTTTTCCAAGAACCGCCAGTCTGAGGTGTTTGAGCCGGCAACCATTCTCTGATACTGAACATCGCACCACTTCCTCCAAGTCCGGCAGTTACCAGGCCCTTAGATCTCAGGTCATAAGCAACTACGAGCTCACATACGGAGTTCGGGGTGATCTCGGAAAATTTCGCAGCTGCAGTCAAAGTTCCGCTCACCAGTTTTCGATTGCACAGAGCGATTCCGACCGCCGCAACGAATTGCACCACATCAGGCTGAGCCGGATCACCTGTGCCTGGGAACCTTCGTCCTTTGAAGACTAGGGCATTGCTTGTCGATTCGAACTCACCCATGACAGGCATCCAGCGGAAACTTTCCTGATCATGAGAAAGTTTCGGTTGATTGAACCTGTCTTCCATAGCCTGTACAGACTTAGTAACCTGTGGTTTGGTTTCATTAATTACAGGTTCGCGTCTAGCTGAGAAAGACCCGAATGTCTGGCTTTCCATTTCCCAGATTCCAGCAAGAGAACCATCTGGCTGGAGTGCAGCGCGTGCCACTCCATTACTAGATGTAGTTCCAGGAGCAGTGATTCCTGCTATCAGCCTAAACGTAGCGACCCCATTGCCCGCTGTGCCATTAACTTTATATGTTGCAGTTCCTAGCGTAGCCTCAGTCAGTGACAAGTCACCATTCAATTTGCCTTCAATCTGTTCAAGAACAAGTGTAAAACTGGCGATATTTGTACCAGCAATCGAACCAATCCAATGTCCCGTAAAGTCCGTCATTTTGCTTTACTATTTAGCATCTGGCTTCAAGACCTCGAAGCATCCATAAATCACCGTATTTACCTAATCGAATGAGTGAGTCTACTGCAAAGCCTTTGAGGTATCCAGCACCTAGCCAACCAACAAGTTTGTGGGCCCATGATTCTAGGTGCGATAGTGTGACTCGTGTATCAACGTGGCAATGCAATATTCTGGATATCCAGGCCGCCATGGGGTCAGATGCAGGCTATTCATCGCTAGGGCTTCCCCCACAGTGGAGAAATCAGGGTCAGATCTTGTTTCTTGTGTCAACCAATTGCCTTGAGGTTACGATTCCCTTGATTGCCATGCCTCGAACCATGAACTGGTCTCCCTTTTTTGTGTAGCACGGGAGCACAAGACCGTATTATGCGGCGCGGCGTTTCTTGCCACGTCCGCTTGAGCGTGCATTCAGCCGTGATGACTTTTCGATGAAGCGGCCCGTCACAAACTTATGCAAGACGCTGGCAATCAGCGTTTGATAGGGAATGCCTTCTTCTGCCGCACGCGCCTGAATTTCAGAAAGGTCGGGGGTGGACAATCTGATGTTGACCCGCTTGTTTTTGCTGAGGGTCGCACGCGCGTACTCACGATACCGGCGCAACGAGGCTTCGGAAGTCACCGTTGATTTCAATTTGCCAGCTTCGAAAGCCGACAGAATCTGCTTCTCTTCACGATCAAGAGCTTTCATGGCTTTCCTCTCAGTCCATACTCTCGCATTGCCTTTCGACTCGGAATAATCGTTTTCAGAAACACGTACTCCGCTTCTTCGACATGCGGCACGAGGTACACATAGAAACCCATGGCTACGATAAAGACACCTTGTTTTGGATACCGAGCGGCATTGGGGTGCTCCACACTGTCCAATAATCCGCCGGTCTCAATGGCTAGCACGACATCCTCGAAGGAAACGCCCCGACCTGCTTTCAGTTGCTCGTTCTTTCGAGGATCCCATCGGAACGTTTTCACTGCGAAAGTATAGGCAAGTCAGTGCCGTTTGTCATCACGCGGCATCATGGAGAACTAACCAGGCTGCCCCTCCTTTCGATGCGGGTGCTATCCCCGTATGGCGTGGGGTCCTCGCTTCCCCGAATTCTTCTCTAACTTAACCTAACCTCCCAACCCTTACCTTTTCTCACGACTTTCTCACTATTACACTCCATATCTACCGGCGCTCCCGCCGCTCAATCACCAGTCCAACAGGCACGGGTACAAAGACTGAGACGGAGATGGTTGAGGGAAGGACCTGACACGAGTTGCGGGTTTCTGGATTTGTTGAGGACTAAGTTGTTCGTTTAACCAAGGAAGGAGGATTCCTGAGCACCATGCTTCGCTTCCTGCAAAAAGCTCCAACGGCCTGACAGTTCTGGGCTCAGCGCAAACCCCGTGCGTCATGATGCAATCATCCGCCGCTCTGCACGCAGGCCTTGCAAACCGTCGTCCTGCTTGGCGCAGGTTGCTGATCGCTACGGCTTCCCCCACAGAGCTTCCAACCGGTTGGCTCGTCCGCATCCATATTTGTAGTACTTATATCGGAGCGGATTCTTCTTGTAGTAATCCTGGTGATAGTCTTCAGCGGGATAGAAGGTCGATGCAGAGGTCAGCTGCGTCGCGATTGGTACCGGAAATTTCTTGGCCTGCTCAAGTGCAGCTTTGGATTCTTCCGCTAGTCGCTTTTCGTCCTCGGTGGAATAGAAGATGGCGGATCGGTACTGGGTTCCATGATCGCAAAACTGCGCGTTGGGTGTCAGCGGATCCACATTGTGCCAAAAGGCATCGAGGAGCTTTTGATACATGACTCTTGTGGGGTCATAGGTGACTTCCACCGACTCCGCATGGCCTGTGCGTCCGGCGGACACTTCCTCATAGGTCGGGTTGACCATGGTGCCACCCATATACCCGGAGACCACGCTGACCACCCCTTCCACCTTTTCAAACGCTTCCTCCATACACCAGAAACATCCACCGGCAAAATACGCCTTGGCGCTTGAGGATGCACCTGACGTTTCGACAAGTGGGACGGTTGCCAGAATTGTCCATACCATGAGACCGATTGCCAGAGCCAGGAACCGCCGTTGAGTTATCATGTTGATATCCTCCTTCCTCATCGTCGTTGCAGAGGCTCCATTCTTACATCATCCGACGATGTACTTTGTGAGATCGCTGTCGCACCACCTGTTTCGCGAAAGAGCTAAAGTACGCATTCACCGGTTACCCTGCTAGACCGGCGAGTATCCGTATGTTTTCTGTTCCGTACGGTGCCCTCGTCGTTGCCGCTTATCCATCAGCTTCATGATGAGTTCGATTGCTTCCTCGGGTGTCGCTGCAGCATTGACTAAGCGCTTGTCGAGTTTTCTGAAGAAAGCCACGTCCGCCTCCGAGGCAGCGACCAGAATGACGGGCTTCCCGGCCTTGACGGCCAATGCCACTTCCGAGACCGTGCCCGACCCGCTCAATCCACACACCACCACGACATGGCTGCTCAATACGTTGATGTTGTTCCGACCGCTCCCCATTTCGGTGATGATGGACACATCGACATGGCGAGACACTTTATCCTTCGCCGTCGGCAAGACACCGATGGTCAGGCTACCCCCAACCCGTTTGGCGCCTTCACAGGCGGCATCCATGACGCCCACGTCTTTTCCTCCCGTCAGCACTACCCAGCCACGCCTGGCGATAAATTCGCCAAGGATTCGCGCATTGTCGAGATCCTTCTTCGGTGCCTTGGCTGGTCCCATCACTCCAACGACAAATCGCATTCCTGCCTCCACATCGTCACATCAACACTCTCAAAATCGAGACGCGACCAGATGCACGTCTGCATGGACCCATGCCCGCTTCCATTGCTCCTCAACCTCGTTCGCGTCACGGTCTTTCCGTTGAGCGCGAAGGCTCTGCATCAACCCGTACTGCGCCCATCCGTTGTGTGGATTCTTGATCAGATCGGCTCGGTAGACTGATTCGGCTTCGTGAGCTCGTCCCGCCTTCTGCAAGACGACTCCTAGATAGTGGCGCACTGGAATGGGCCAGAACGGTGGTTCCGTGTAGGGCAGTGCGTCTTCCAGTTTGATGGCCTCTCGAAGGGCTGTGATTGCCTCGTCATAGTGCTTGTGATGCGTGGCAATCTCCCCGGCAAGCAGTCGCTCGGCAATCTGAATGAGTGCCCGTTCCGTTTGTTCTTCGGCTGTCCTGTTTCGGACAAATCGTTTTGCCAGCGTCGCCAATGCGGCATGCTCTCCTTCAGCTCCAGGCACCCGGCCGGATGCAATCAATGCCATGCCTCGTCCCAATCGCCAGATCGCCTGTTTCAGTCGAAGGGTGTTCGGTGGAGGCAGTTCCTTCAGCAGCGCGTCCCACTGTCCAAAGCGGATCATCGACCACAGCGGCACAGGCAGGTACAATTCCTTCGATGGATCGTGCCGTACCTGCGTTTCCGTCATCGTCACCGTTAATTGTCGGGCGACCTTCATGGCTTCAGCGCTTCGTCCCTCCATCACTAAAGAAGCCCAGAGAAAATGGAGGTTGTGCCGGTAATACCCCTCAGCATCGTCGCCGGCAGAGGGTCTCCCTGCCAAATAGCGCCTGTCGATTTCGGCAGCCTGTGCATTATGTTCTGCGGCTTCATGATAGCGACCGAGTCGCATATGGATATGCGCCGGCATATGGACGAGATGTGCAGCTCCAGGCACCAACCCAGGTAACCGCTCCGCACAAGCCAAGGCTCGCTCTGGAGTCGGTGATGCTTCCATGGCATGGATGTAGTAGTGGCAGGCCCCAGGATGATTCGGCTCTCGTGCAAGAACCGCCTCCAACGTTGAGACAATTTCCTCTGTCCCGAACTTCGGCTTTCCATTGACGGTCCAGAGATCCCAGGGGTGAAGGTCCATGAGGGCTTCTGCAAATAAGACTCCGGCATCGAGATCGTCAGGGGATTGTTTCCAGACGACTCGCATCGCATCCGCATAGGCTTTATCCATGACCGGTCTGGTGGATCCCTTCAGACTGTAGCGCTTGCCGATTGCATAGATATAGGCTTGTTCGGCTCGGGTCACTTGCGCACTGTAGGACCGGGCCTTCTGCAGGGCCTCCCAGGCCCGGCGCTCATCGGCCTTGTCCATAGCCGCATTAAGGTTGGGCCCGAGCGCCAGTGCGATGCCCCAATAGGCCATTGCAGCGGAAGGATCCAGTCTGGCTGCTTCCTCAAACGCGCGGATCGCCTCCTCATGATTAAAGGCGTACACAAACCGCAACCCTTGGTCAAAATATCGTTGGGCTTCCTTGGAACGGATGGTGATCGGATGATGCAAGGTCCCGAGATTGTCGAAGAGGGGAACTCGACTCACAACGCGCTCAGCCGCCTCAGCTGAACTCAGGACCAACAGACTGAGACAGAACACAGCCCACAAGCAGACTTGAACGGTAATCATTGAAAGATTCTTAGCAGACGAGGTAGGCACCTGACTAGAGGATGAGGAGACCTTAAGACGTCACCTCTCCCTCACAGAGAACTGAGGTCGTATTCGTTTCAGAAAAATGGCGTAAGGAAACCGGACAGGTAACCCGTTAAAGCTTAGCGCTATACGTTAAGCGACGGGCCTTCAGTTTCCTGATGGGGAAAGGGGTGTTCATTTCCCTGAGGATGATTCTGCACTTCAGTGGCAGACGGCTTCTTTCGGCCAACACGGTTTCGCTTCACCGTTGCAGCCGCTGTCCCATTCGATGTGGTTGAAAACTCTCCGGTTTCAAGTTCTTTCCCGAGATGAACAAGAACCTGCTGTTGAGCGCTCACCAGTGAGGTCAGCTCTTGAATGTGCGACGTCAGCCGAGCAATTTCATCCTGTTGTCCAACCAAGCAGGCTCGAAGGTCTGCAACTTCTGCTGACTGAACAGGAGTGGCATTTTTGAGAATGGTGACGTTTGGTGCCAACGAAGTGGCTGCCACCTGGGTGTGTTCTTCGACCACGTTCATCCGTCCCACCCCATAACCACCAAAACCTTCACGCCTGTCCATCCGTTCCTTCGTATGATCCGGAAGCGCAAGCGGCTTTCTGACTCGAGCAGAGGTCTCCCCCACATAGCGCGTTACATGTGCAAAGAAATTACGGACTTTCTGGGCACAGAGAGCCCCCGCCTGCAGCAAAACCTGGCCGTATGCTGGGGGAACGGGCCGAGCCTCATCGATCTGCTTTTGTGACGGGATACGATTGATCAGGTTGATTGGTTCTTTATTGAATCGCGGGGGCATGGAGCGGATCCCTTCATTTGGACCTAGTCACTTACAATTAATGTACCTACTCCTCACGGCGTCAAGAGTCAACCTTTTTATTCGGCAGCGGCATAAACATATTCGTATTCATTACTGTTTTTTAAAACTTGGTCACACTAGAAAAATGAAACCGCGGCAAAACCATGGCAGGGACGAGCATCTTTCCAATCTCTGCATTCACCGCTTCCATCGGATGCGTCCAGGCCTCAATCCGCTGAAATACCGCAAGCGGGCTGTCATGAAAGCGGAAATTCTTCACGGCGGACACGATCTCCCCCTTCTCCACCAGGAATGTGCCATCGCGTGTCATACCAGTGAGTAATAAGTTTCGAGCATTGACGGGCCGGATATACCAAAAATTCGTGACCAGAATCGCCCGTTCCGTGTTCTTCACAAGGTCCTGAATCGAGGCAACAGGAAGTCCCTCTACAGACAAGGCTGGGGCGTCCAGTGTGGGGATGGGGTCCACTCCATCAGCGTTAGCCGTAAACCGGTCATAGGCTAGCTGCCGTAGAGTTCCGTGATCGATCCACACCGATGCACCGCTTGCGAGCCCCTCGGCGGTAAATCCCTCTCCCAATAGGTCGGGATGATCCGGCATATTCCGGAGGCGAATCCGTTCGTCCACGACGAGACCACCCAGTTTCCCTGCAAAGGGACTGGTCCCCTTTGCATAGGATTTGGCATCGAGTGCCCAGATCAGCCAAGCCCAAAGTCCAGCTGCAGCAGCCGGCTCAAGAATGACGGGATAGTCCCCAGCAGACAGTTCCTGCACGTCACGGCCAGACTTGGCTTTTCTAATGGCGGCTAACGTCCGCTCTTGGACCCTGAGGTGATCGATCGACCGATGCGCAGCTGCACTCCAGCCTGTTGCGTCTCCGGCTTGTACAGTCAGACTAAATCGTGCCTCTCCCCGATGCTCATAGCCGAAGAGCCCATTGTCAGCAGCAATTCCAACCGCCGTCATCGATGACGACACGATCCCCGCCGCCATAAGATTCTCCATTCGGCACTGGCCGATCGCTTCATTGGCATACTCCAGACGTCGAGATGGTCCCGCTGCCACCGTCTCTGATCTTGCAGTGTCTCGCACCGGAAACTCAGACGGTGGAGGAGGAGGGAGATACTCAGGGTCGACCGGAGAGACTCTGGCAATCCGCTCGGCACGCGCTAAGGTGTCCTGGATCGCTCCGGCCGTAAAATCCGTCGTACTGGCCGTTCCATGCCGCCCATCGCATGCAACGCTAACGGATAGTATCCCCTGCCTCGTGTCCACATTTTGTACAACCTGATTGTTGGCGAACCGGGTCGTTCCGGCATGATGGTCATGAAGGCTGACCATCGTCTGATCGGCGGACGAACGTGTGAAGACCAGATTGCTGAGAAAACGAAACTCATCGCGACTCGTCATGTGTGGCCACGACTTCCCACTCACGCTGGTCATGAGTGACCCTCTCCTCTGATCACCTGCAC from Nitrospira sp. includes these protein-coding regions:
- the msrA gene encoding peptide-methionine (S)-S-oxide reductase MsrA, with protein sequence MITQRRFLALAIGLMVWTILATVPLVETSGASSSAKAYFAGGCFWCMEEAFEKVEGVVSVVSGYMGGTMVNPTYEEVSAGRTGHAESVEVTYDPTRVMYQKLLDAFWHNVDPLTPNAQFCDHGTQYRSAIFYSTEDEKRLAEESKAALEQAKKFPVPIATQLTSASTFYPAEDYHQDYYKKNPLRYKYYKYGCGRANRLEALWGKP